From a single Phragmites australis chromosome 7, lpPhrAust1.1, whole genome shotgun sequence genomic region:
- the LOC133923412 gene encoding uncharacterized protein LOC133923412 translates to MARAWASVWPILKGCITGGLIGVTVADRYASMVAVDGASMYPTFEPQPTERVLVERLCLGRYDFSRGDVVVFQSPRNHRELAVKRLIALPGDWIQVPEKQEIRKIPEGHCWVEGDNAGFSWDSRGYGPVPLGLMYGRVTHVVWPPHRIGQVDRKMPEGRIMPR, encoded by the exons ATGGCGAGAGCGTGGGCCTCCGTTTGGCCTATCCTGAAGGGCTGCATCACCGGCGGTCTGATCGGCGTTACCGTCGCCGACCGGTACGCCTCCATGGTCGCCGTGGATGGCGCATCCATGTACCCCACCTTCGAACCCCAGCCGACCGAACGCGTGCTTGTGGAGAGGCTCTGCCTCGGCCGCTACGACTTCTCCCGCGGCGACGTCGTCGTCTTCCA GTCGCCGAGGAACCACCGggaactggcagtgaagagATTGATTGCGCTGCCCGGCGACTGGATCCAGGTCCCGGAGAAGCAGGAGATCCGGAAGATCCCTGAGGGCCACTGCTGGGTTGAAGGGGACAATGCCGGCTTCAGCTGGGACTCCAGAGGCTATGGCCCT GTTCCTCTGGGTCTGATGTACGGGAGGGTCACACACGTAGTATGGCCACCCCATAGAATTGGTCAAGTTGACAGAAAAATGCCAGAAGGAAGGATTATGCCGCGATGA